From a single Cryptococcus deuterogattii R265 chromosome 5, complete sequence genomic region:
- a CDS encoding multidrug resistance protein fnx1, whose amino-acid sequence MSAIVITTASYPSERTALLRSHSYSSSDSGRSDISTDSPNQPVRSAPLKDSISLSRFVVVCVGVWSANFVFAFQSTAIPTLAPEIGSWFEHGELSAYLGSMFTLANTAVIPLYGVFMETLGRKFAMVTACLFFGAGTIMCASAGNMYTLIGARTFAGLGGGGLLTVSSVIVTDLVPLRDRGYYQGLMMTIFGSGSMLGGPVAGWLTDRFGWHWSFWIQLPVIVFCGVIVSVFLPTPHIPPTHRSLLSGLASLDWLGTALLIGSVTTLIFGFSFHTSYLEPWSSPAVWGMLLASVLSAAAFVLVEMKVKRPLVPLRVFKSNHISAVMLSGFFLSVSNQAFMYQIPVYFAVIVNTSTAQAGLIMSLCGGLGLALGSLIAGQYIRSGYPWRWLGPISLVPPVVGALVAAMWKPILPWWSYYMTVFPCILGYSTFLCVQLIALVSSVDSKLMPKATALLYTTRSLGATLGVSVGGSIQLGALASQLKILFEGLETRDQIINSILHSKAAIRLLAPRLQSLALSAYARSLSTVWLFSACIAVLTVVSSLFIEAKEVHKEERRVIKGTGGGISEGGPFAEGIGPATIEGERQ is encoded by the exons ATGTCGGCCATAGTCATAACAACCGCATCATATCCGTCTGAGAGGaccgctcttcttcgctctcaCTCCTACTCCTCGTCAGACTCTGGTCGCTCTGATATCTCCACGGACAGCCCGAATCAACCTGTTCGGTCAGCACCATTGAAAGATTCCATATCTTTAAGTCgttttgttgttgtctGTGTTGGTGTATGGTCGGCCAACTTTGTTTTTGCCTTTCAAAGTACCGCAATACCTACCCTGGCACCAGAAATTGGAAGCTGGTTCGAGCATGGCGAGTTATCAGCCTACCTGGGAAGTATGTTCACACTCGCAAATACAGCAG TGATCCCTCTTTACGGAGTCTTCATGGAAACTCTAGGCCGTAAATTCGCTATGGTCACAGCCTGTCTTTTTTTCGGCGCTGGTACTATCATGTGTGCCTCGGCGGGGAATATGTACACGCTCATTGGCGCTCGTACCTTTGCAGGG TTGGGAGGCGGAGGACTTTTGACGGTCTCTAGCGTAATCGTTACGGACCTGGTACCACTGCGAGATAGAGGATACTATCAAG GTCTTATGATGACGATCTTTGGGTCTGGCAGCATGCTAGGAGGACCTGTGGCTGGGTGGTTGACTGATAGGTTTGGTTGGCATTGGTCCTTTTGGATTCAA CTGCCTGTTATTGTGTTTTGTGGGGTGATTGTTTCAGTCTTCCTACCAACGCCTCACATTCCTCCAACACACagatctcttctttctggtTTAGCATCTCTTGACTGGCTAGGTACGGCGCTACTTATTGGCTCGGTCACAACCCTTATCTTCGGGTTTTCTTTCCACACATCATATCTTGAGCCTTGGTCTTCCCCGGCTGTATGGGGAATGTTGCTAGCTAGTGTCTTGAGTGCGGCAGCTTTTGTACTGGtcgagatgaaggtgaagcGTCCGCTTGTACCTCTTAGAGTCTTCAAGTCAAACCATATCTCAGCAGTGATGTTGAGCGGATTTTTTCTATCTGTGTCCAACCAAGCATTT ATGTATCAAAT CCCTGTATATTTTGCGGTTATAGTTAACACGTCAACAGCTCAAGCCGGTCTCATTATGTCCCTCTGTGGTGGGTTGGGCCTGGCGCTAGGCTCACTAATCGCTGGACA ATACATCCGAAGCGGCTATCCTTGGAGATGGTTGGGACCAATCTCCCTTGTACCTCCTGTTGTGGGGGCATTAGTAGCAGCCATGTGGAAGCCAATCCTTCCCTGGTGGTCCTATTACATGACCGTTTTCCCCTGCATTTTGGGATATTCGACATTTCTCTGTGTACAGTTAA TCGCTTTGGTCTCCAGCGTAGATAGCAAACTTATG CCGAAAGCTACCGCTCTATTATACACCACCCGTAGCTTGGGCGCTACACTTGGAGTCAGTGTGGGCGGATCTATCCAACTTGGGGCACTGGCTTCGCAGCTCAAGATACTTTTTGAAGGTCTGGAAACTCGTGATCAG ATCATAAACTCTATTCTCCATTCAAAAGCAGCTATCCGACTTCTTGCCCCAAGGCTACAATCATTAGCGCTCTCTGCTTACGCCCGGTCACTTTCGACTGTTTGGCTTTTCAGCGCTTGTATTGCTGTATTGACTGTCGTGTCCTCCTTATTCATTGAAGCCAAAGAAGTTcacaaagaagagagacgaGTGATCAAAGGAACGGGAGGAGGTATTAGCGAGGGCGGCCCATTCGCAGAAGGAATTGGTCCAGCTACAatagaaggggaaagacAGTAA
- a CDS encoding GTPase inhibitor encodes MVNPDEDTEFNDALRRHGILPPKPPSRSPSPDIPRISHTDAVRAVAATADADQLVTLIEGDNLDSDDERMFEEYKRKRLHEMKKEEKKGRYGSMEPLAREDFVREVTEGSKVDPNGEQTEDQGDDDEESSPRLKGTGVVVFLFKDSVPLSQHLRPLLNQAAAAHPSTKFLSIPAGLCIPNYPDKNVPTLLIYRNGEMVGNVVAGMGLKGMKTTVRDLEGLLLYFKAVEKPSAALLRSNGANERSDSEDDFNDDVGTVNTRGGSIRTGGVGIGAGRGKEDSDDSDFDM; translated from the exons ATGGTCAACCCCGACGAGGACACTGAGTT TAATGACGCCCTTCGTCGGCATGGCATCCTTCCCCCAAAACCTCCATCACGCTCCCCATCCCCAGACATTCCGCGCATCAGCCACACAGATGCTGTCCGTGCGGTCGCTGCCACAGCAGACGCAGACCAACTTGTGACACTTATTGAAGGCGATAATCTCGACTCGGACGACGAGCGTATGTTTGAAGAGTATAAGAGGAAAAGACTGCatgaaatgaagaaggaagagaagaagggacgGTACGGCAGTATGGAACCACTGGCACGAGAGGACTTTGTTCGAGAAGTCACGGAGGGAAGCAAAGTGGACCCGAACGGAGAACAGACTGAAGATCAAGGtgacgatgacgaagagTCTTCTCCACGATTAAAGGGTACAGGTGTAGTAGTCTTTTTGTTTAAAGACTC TGTACCTTTATCCCAACACCTTCGGCCACTTCTAAATCAGGCGGCCGccgcccatccatccacAAAGTTCCTGTCAATCCCAGCAGGCCTTTGCATCCCTAATTACCCAGACAAGAATGTGCCCACTCTGCTTATTTACAGAAACGGAGAGATGGTCGGGAATGTTGTGGCTGGTATGGGCTTGAAAGGGATGAAGACCACGGTGCGCG ATCTGGAAGGGCTGCTGCTGTATTTCAAAGCGGTTGAAAAACCCTCAGCAGCGCTCTTACGATCCAACGGGGCTAATGAGCGCTCAGACTCCGAAGACGATTTCAACGATGACGTTGGCACAGTTAATACCAGAGGAGGTAGCATACGAACTGGTGGTGTAGGCATTGGCGCAGGTcgaggcaaagaagacagTGACGACAGTGATTTTGACATGTAA
- a CDS encoding multifunctional beta-oxidation protein, with translation MAHQQPLPSADSLDFKDLVVLVTGAGSGIGKTYARFFAARGAKVVINDVSAGAAQAVVDEIMKGGGKAVAAPGSVTEGNTIVAQAVKAFGTVHVLINNAGILRDKSFKNMSDQDWDLVIAVHLKGAYSCTKACWPLFRQQKFGRVVNTASAAGLYGNMGQANYSAAKMGLIGFTRTLAREGTKYDIKANVIAPMAASAMTETIMPPEMLKGLKPEFIAPLVGILTARNGPDVNGRIFELGAGFFSEVRWERSKGAIWRPDDTFTPSAVAEKWAEVQDFEGAEHPLDTQDGDMLGWAKQATKLPSNRQFSPPVEFKSKTVIITGSGAGLGRAYALMFGKLGANVVINDLSKENAEKVVQEVKAAGGQAVAAVCSAEEGETIVKAAVDAFGTVHVLVANAGILRDKAFVNMDEKMWDQVIQVHMRGTFKIVKAVWPIFQKQKYGRIITTASPNGIYGTVGQANYSTAKAGIIGLTRTLAIEGSRYGIQANCIAPRAATAMTATVWPKELMEIFKPEAVAPVVGYLAAEECADTGTFYEVFGGYAAQMRWQRTYGAVFPNDRDVTPEEVLSKWKEIVTFDDRATNPSSGVEALQQIVQNFSNTSSAVRGEVSYEDSEDTEDIKAAKRQEVDPHEYNFSERDVILYNLGLGAKADELHWVYENSEGFSAIPTFGVIPQFGASHGVDMGSFVPNFNPAKLLHGEQYLKIKAPIPTSGTLVSQARLLEVLDKGKTAAVTFIIDTKDKKTGESIFENQSTVILRGSGGFGGKKNGKDRGAATALNVPPKRKPDAVMEEKTTLDQAAIYRLSGDYNPLHIDPDFASMGGFPKPILHGLCSMGIAGKHVLKTFGIYSDIKVRFAGTVIPGETLVTEMWKEGNKVIFSAKVKERDAPALSNAAVTLLEAEGAVKAKL, from the exons ATGGCTCATCAACAGCCGCTTCCCTCGGCGGACAGCCTCGACTTCAAGGATCTCGTGGTATTAGTAACAGGAGCTGGAAGCGGCATAGGGAAAAC GTATGCCCGTTTCTTCGCTGCTCGTGGAGCTAAAGTAGTCATCAACGATGTGTCAGCTGGAGCAGCTCAGGCTGTAGTCGACGAGATCATGAAGG GTGGTGGAAAGGCTGTTGCAGCACCGGGGTCTGTTACAGAAGGCAACACAATTGTTGCTCAGGCCGTGAAAGCTTTTGGTACTGTCCATGTACTTATTAATAACGCTGGCATTCTTC GCGACAAATCGTTCAAGAATATGTCCGACCAGGATTGGGACCTGGTAATCGCGGTGCACCTAAAGGGTGCTTACTCTTGTACCAAGGCTTGTTGGCCTTTGTTCAGGCAGCAAAAG TTTGGCAGGGTTGTGAACACAGCATCAGCAGCTGGCCTGTATGGCAATATGGGCCAAGCAAACTATTCTGCGGCTAAAA TGGGGTTGATTGGGTTCACTCGAACCCTGGCAAGAGAGGGAACTAAGTATGACATTAAAGCTAATGTTATTGCTCCT ATGGCCGCCTCTGCCATGACTGAGACTATCATGCCACCAGAAATGCTCAAAGGATTAAAGCCAGAATTTATTGCCCCTTTGGTTGGGATCCTTACAGCCAGGAAC GGCCCAGACGTCAACGGGCGTATATTCGAACTTGGAGCTGGGTTCTTCTCTGAAGTGAGATGGGAAAGGTCTAAAG GAGCTATTTGGAGACCTGATGATACCTTTACTCCTTCTGCGGTTGCCGAAAAGTGGGCCGAGGTGCAGGACTTTGAGGGAGCGGAACATCCGCTTGACACCCAAGATGGAGATATGCTC GGATGGGCCAAACAAGCTACGAAACTGCCCAGCAATCGCCAGTTCTCTCCGCCTGTGGAATTCAAAAGCAAAACTGTCATTATCACTGGATCCGGCGCTGGACTTGGTCGAGCGTACGCTTTGATGTTTGGGAAGCTTGGCGCAAACGTTGTGATCAATGATCTGAGCAAAGAAAATGCAGAGAAAGTTGTTCAAGAAGTTAAAGCAG CTGGCGGCCAAGCTGTCGCTGCCGTCTGCTCggcagaggaaggcgagacTATAGTGAAAGCTGCTGTCGACGCGTTTGGCACAGTTCACGTGCTAGTGGCCAACGCTGGTATCCTACGAGACAAGGCTTTCGTCAATATGGACGAGAAGATGTGGGATCAAGTGATTCAAGTCCATATGCGCGGTACTTTCAAA ATCGTCAAAGCTGTTTGGCCAATTTTCCAGAAGCAAAAGTATGGGCGGATAATTACTACCGCCTCCCCAAATGGTATCTACGGCACTGTCGGCCAAGCCAACTACTCCACTGCCAAGGCCGGCATTATAGGTTTAACGCGAACGCTTGCTATAGAAGGATCACGTTACGGTATTCAGGCCAACTGTATCGCTCCCAGAGCGGCGACAGCCATGACAGCAACGGTTTGGCCCAAAGAGCTCATGGAAATCTTTAAACCCGAGGCAGTGGCTCCTGTAGTTGGATACCTCGCAGCTGAAGAATGCGCGGATACTGGCACTTTCTATGAAGTATTTGGCGGCTACGCTGCTCAGATGAGATGGCAGAGGACATATGGAGCTGTTTTTCCAAATGACAGGGATGTCACTCCAGAGGAGGTACTCTccaaatggaaagaaatcGTCACATTTGATGATCGTGCCACCAATCCTTCCTCCGGTGTCGAAGCTCTCCAGCAAATCGTCCAGAATTTCAGCAATACAAGTTCAGCCGTCCGTGGTGAGGTGTCGTATGAGGACTCGGAAGACACTGAAGACATCAAGGCGGCAAAGAGACAGGAGGTGGACCCTCACGAATACAACTTCTCCGAACGGGATGTTATATTGTATAATCTCGGCCTCGGAGCGAAAGCCGATGAACTGCATTGGGTGTATGAGAATTCTGAGGGATTTTCT GCCATCCCTACTTTTGGTGTCATCCCTCAATTCGGCGCTTCTCATGGGGTTGACATGGGTAGTTTCGTCCCTAACTTCAACCCAGCCAAGCTGCTGCACGGAGAACAATATCTCAAAATTAAAGCCCCTATTCCCACGAGCGGGACGCTAGTTAGTCAAGCTAGGCTTCTTGAGGTACTCGATAAGGGGAAGACTGCAGCTGTGACCTTCATTATCGACacaaaagacaagaagacAGGCGAAAGTATCTTTGAAAACCAGAGCACTGTCATTTTGAGGGGTAGTGGTGGATTCGgtggaaaaaagaacgGTAAAG ATCGAGGCGCAGCCACAGCTCTTAATGTCCCACCTAAGAGGAAACCCGATGCCGTtatggaagaaaagaccaCGCTAGACCAAGCCGCCATATATCGTTTGTCCGGCGACTACAACCCTCTTCACATTGACCCTGACTTTGCAAGCATGGGTGGCTTCCCCAAGCCTA TTCTTCACGGTCTCTGTTCCATGGGCATCGCTGGCAAGCACGTCCTCAAGACGTTTGGGATATACTCAGACATCAAAGTTAGATTCGCCGGAACCGTCATACCTGGTGAGACTCTTGTTACCGAaatgtggaaagaggggaaCAAAGTTATTTTCT CTGCCAAAGTTAAAGAACGGGATGCGCCTGCTTTGAGCAATGCTGCTGTTACTCTCTTAGAGGCAGAGGGGGCTGTGAAGGCAAAGTTGTAA